The following are encoded in a window of Vespula vulgaris chromosome 8, iyVesVulg1.1, whole genome shotgun sequence genomic DNA:
- the LOC127065689 gene encoding transmembrane 7 superfamily member 3-like isoform X1: MKRTVLGFSFITLWLFVISERIQEAITSPSIFDDNIISISLLNYRKNEAVKERIKLAPTNNYMINITAIPPTISFLIFQVHTYQYNITLSYDKLNLNKVSNRSLFGSNVGLYIVPKKKETTFFIRNNNVRHVETLLAVVPYLKQAPVPGGCNMEFNIEVAPYQKLFVNDSIVILDSQPASLPLTSNETQRSCIFAETYRLFLTKQDYSVESYFNAISSMLTVTDILRNGEKIPAPTINPLRRINNLYYGIGTVYAAIATYGNDSSAYVPTFTYGFNYVLHPEDDKFLNDTLSKLLCILMCIVGSLCVLQGHKYPEMEFVVYTTFFGGIISYIVVKSFATYDVRTNIILSLIGSFLFLLVGVISCFTKKYINVLFSILFFGFLCSSIFYFNVKDSPAILENDWLFWPIYLFIALIVTIILIAMPCFALTLTCAVLGGFTVVLSIAYFANSNLVYIIINVIRRLTVSWFNYAIVSFPLQSKDMILIVFWVFLAIVRIHSEGVFRDFFNNLYWKVCRRDFKNIESDKAFEDIPLYKYRVLDYFN; this comes from the exons ATGAAGCGTACTGTTCTTGGGTTCTCTTTTATCACACTATGGTTATTCGTAATTAGTGAACGAATTCAAGAGGCTATCACGTCCCCTTCAATTTTTG ATGATAATATAATCTCAATATCGTTATTGAATTATCGAAAAAACGAAGCTGttaaagaaaggataaagttAGCTCCTACAAACAATTACATGATAAATATTACCGCTATACCGCCTaccatttcatttcttatctttcaagTTCATacatatcaatataatattactctTTCGTATGACAAATTAAATCTTAATAAGGTATCAAACAGAAGTCTATTTGGATCTAACGTCGGTTTATATATCGTaccaaagaagaaggaaacgacgtttttcataagaaataacaACGTTCGACATGTCGAAACTCTATTAGCGGTCGTTCCTTATTTGAAGCAAG CACCAGTACCAGGCGGCTGTAACATGGAATTCAATATCGAAGTAGCGCCATATCAAAAGCTATTCGTAAACGATTCGATCGTTATCCTGGATTCACAACCTGCCTCTTTACCACTCACGAGCAACGAAACTCAGAGAAGCTGTATTTTTGCAGAAACATATCGCCTTTTTCTAACAAAACAGGACTATTCTGTAGAGAGTTACTTCAATGCTATTAGCAGTATGCTCACTGTCACGGATATTCTTCGTAATGGTGAAAAG ATACCGGCACCGACCATAAATCCGTTAAGAAGGATCAACAACCTTTATTATGGAATTGGGACCGTCTACGCGGCTATAGCTACTTATGGAAATGATTCCTCGGCTTATGTACCAACTTTCACCTATGGATTCAACTATGTTCTTCATCCAGaagatgataaatttttaa ATGATACGCTATCAAAGTTATTGTGCATTTTAATGTGTATCGTTGGCTCCTTATGCGTCTTACAAGGACATAAATATCCCGAAATGGAGTTCGTCGTGTACACAACATTCTTTGGTGGCATTATCAGTTACATCGTAGTTAAATCTTTCGCAACTTACGACGTCAGAA caaatattatattgagcTTAATCGgaagtttcctttttctcctcgtgGGCGTTATTTCCTGTTTTAccaaaaaatacataaacgtTCTCTTTTCCATACTTTTTTTCGGATTTCTCTGCAGCTCGATCTTCTATTTCAATGTAAAAG ACTCTCCAGCAATTTTGGAGAACGACTGGTTGTTTTGGCCGATTTATTTGTTCATCGCGCTCATCGTCACGATTATTCTAATCGCAATGCCCTGCTTTGCTCTTACTCTGACATGCGCTGTTCTCGGAGGATTCACAGTGGTCTTATCGATCGCTTATTTTGCGAACTCAAATTTGGTCTACATCATTATCAACGTTATCAGGCGCCTGACTGTATCTTGGTTCAATTATGCGATCGTTAGTTTTCCGTTACAGAGCAAAG aTATGATCTTGATCGTGTTTTGGGTTTTTCTGGCCATAGTTCGTATCCACAGTGAGGGCGTTTTTAGAGATTTTTTCAACAATTTGTACTGGAAAGTGTGTCGacgtgattttaaaaatattgaatcggATAAGGCATTCGAAGATATACCACTTTATAAATATAGAGTATTAGACTATTTCAACTAG
- the LOC127065689 gene encoding transmembrane 7 superfamily member 3-like isoform X2 translates to MINITAIPPTISFLIFQVHTYQYNITLSYDKLNLNKVSNRSLFGSNVGLYIVPKKKETTFFIRNNNVRHVETLLAVVPYLKQAPVPGGCNMEFNIEVAPYQKLFVNDSIVILDSQPASLPLTSNETQRSCIFAETYRLFLTKQDYSVESYFNAISSMLTVTDILRNGEKIPAPTINPLRRINNLYYGIGTVYAAIATYGNDSSAYVPTFTYGFNYVLHPEDDKFLNDTLSKLLCILMCIVGSLCVLQGHKYPEMEFVVYTTFFGGIISYIVVKSFATYDVRTNIILSLIGSFLFLLVGVISCFTKKYINVLFSILFFGFLCSSIFYFNVKDSPAILENDWLFWPIYLFIALIVTIILIAMPCFALTLTCAVLGGFTVVLSIAYFANSNLVYIIINVIRRLTVSWFNYAIVSFPLQSKDMILIVFWVFLAIVRIHSEGVFRDFFNNLYWKVCRRDFKNIESDKAFEDIPLYKYRVLDYFN, encoded by the exons ATGATAAATATTACCGCTATACCGCCTaccatttcatttcttatctttcaagTTCATacatatcaatataatattactctTTCGTATGACAAATTAAATCTTAATAAGGTATCAAACAGAAGTCTATTTGGATCTAACGTCGGTTTATATATCGTaccaaagaagaaggaaacgacgtttttcataagaaataacaACGTTCGACATGTCGAAACTCTATTAGCGGTCGTTCCTTATTTGAAGCAAG CACCAGTACCAGGCGGCTGTAACATGGAATTCAATATCGAAGTAGCGCCATATCAAAAGCTATTCGTAAACGATTCGATCGTTATCCTGGATTCACAACCTGCCTCTTTACCACTCACGAGCAACGAAACTCAGAGAAGCTGTATTTTTGCAGAAACATATCGCCTTTTTCTAACAAAACAGGACTATTCTGTAGAGAGTTACTTCAATGCTATTAGCAGTATGCTCACTGTCACGGATATTCTTCGTAATGGTGAAAAG ATACCGGCACCGACCATAAATCCGTTAAGAAGGATCAACAACCTTTATTATGGAATTGGGACCGTCTACGCGGCTATAGCTACTTATGGAAATGATTCCTCGGCTTATGTACCAACTTTCACCTATGGATTCAACTATGTTCTTCATCCAGaagatgataaatttttaa ATGATACGCTATCAAAGTTATTGTGCATTTTAATGTGTATCGTTGGCTCCTTATGCGTCTTACAAGGACATAAATATCCCGAAATGGAGTTCGTCGTGTACACAACATTCTTTGGTGGCATTATCAGTTACATCGTAGTTAAATCTTTCGCAACTTACGACGTCAGAA caaatattatattgagcTTAATCGgaagtttcctttttctcctcgtgGGCGTTATTTCCTGTTTTAccaaaaaatacataaacgtTCTCTTTTCCATACTTTTTTTCGGATTTCTCTGCAGCTCGATCTTCTATTTCAATGTAAAAG ACTCTCCAGCAATTTTGGAGAACGACTGGTTGTTTTGGCCGATTTATTTGTTCATCGCGCTCATCGTCACGATTATTCTAATCGCAATGCCCTGCTTTGCTCTTACTCTGACATGCGCTGTTCTCGGAGGATTCACAGTGGTCTTATCGATCGCTTATTTTGCGAACTCAAATTTGGTCTACATCATTATCAACGTTATCAGGCGCCTGACTGTATCTTGGTTCAATTATGCGATCGTTAGTTTTCCGTTACAGAGCAAAG aTATGATCTTGATCGTGTTTTGGGTTTTTCTGGCCATAGTTCGTATCCACAGTGAGGGCGTTTTTAGAGATTTTTTCAACAATTTGTACTGGAAAGTGTGTCGacgtgattttaaaaatattgaatcggATAAGGCATTCGAAGATATACCACTTTATAAATATAGAGTATTAGACTATTTCAACTAG